From the Desulfobacterales bacterium genome, one window contains:
- a CDS encoding 2-hydroxyacyl-CoA dehydratase family protein: MFAKIPFCDNHGVESQMEAADLETIGLPSLMIERDYISTDEGRLKTRIQAFLEKLGK; this comes from the coding sequence ATTTTCGCGAAAATCCCGTTTTGCGACAACCATGGCGTTGAATCCCAGATGGAAGCGGCCGATCTTGAAACAATCGGATTGCCAAGCCTTATGATCGAGCGGGATTATATTTCCACCGACGAAGGCCGTTTGAAAACGCGGATTCAGGCCTTTTTGGAGAAGCTGGGTAAATAA